In one Nitrospiraceae bacterium genomic region, the following are encoded:
- a CDS encoding DUF3313 domain-containing protein, with the protein MRRITYLVLLGVVLGVGGCASTQEAKSVEKSGFLGDYSMLKEGERSAFAQGAENTALWVYKNPNVDWRKYKKIWLEPVTIWMSQKDSQLKEVSVEDRQRLAALLWSKLDEQLRKDYEMTSQGGPGVLHAQVAITEAGESNAVLDTVTSVIPQTRMLSGMKSMATGVSAFTGSASVEMKATDGESGTLLVAAVDRRGGTKSLSGVTNSWNDVEEAYRYWAEKARYRLCQWRGGMNCVEPKA; encoded by the coding sequence ATGCGTCGCATTACATATCTAGTGCTGCTCGGTGTTGTCCTAGGAGTTGGGGGCTGTGCTTCAACGCAAGAGGCCAAGTCGGTGGAGAAATCCGGCTTCCTCGGGGACTATTCCATGCTAAAGGAGGGGGAACGCAGCGCGTTCGCCCAAGGGGCCGAAAATACGGCCTTGTGGGTCTACAAAAATCCCAATGTAGATTGGCGCAAGTACAAGAAGATTTGGCTAGAGCCGGTGACCATCTGGATGAGCCAGAAAGACTCTCAGCTCAAGGAGGTCTCAGTCGAAGACCGGCAGCGACTGGCAGCGCTGTTGTGGTCGAAGCTCGACGAACAACTCAGAAAAGATTACGAGATGACGAGCCAAGGCGGTCCGGGCGTGCTTCATGCCCAAGTGGCCATTACCGAAGCGGGGGAATCGAATGCCGTGCTTGATACAGTGACAAGCGTGATCCCGCAGACACGCATGCTTTCCGGCATGAAGAGCATGGCAACCGGGGTATCGGCGTTCACAGGTAGTGCGAGCGTGGAAATGAAGGCGACGGATGGAGAGTCCGGAACACTGCTTGTTGCGGCGGTTGACCGCCGTGGCGGCACGAAGAGTCTGAGCGGCGTAACCAATTCCTGGAACGACGTGGAGGAGGCGTACCGTTATTGGGCCGAAAAAGCTCGATATCGTTTGTGCCAGTGGCGTGGGGGGATGAACTGCGTCGAGCCGAAGGCCTAA
- a CDS encoding DUF3313 domain-containing protein produces the protein MRVIVSLLAVSILGGVIGCAATQEAKSVEKSGFLGDYSLLKEGERSTISEGSGDTALLIYKNPAADWSKYKKVRLDPVTIWMSQKDSQLKDVSPEDRQRLTALLWSKLDEQLRKDYEMTGQAGPDVMQLQVAITEAGESWAVLDTITSIIPQTRLLTGAKGMATGVSGFTGSASVEGKIVDTETGTILFEAVDRRGGTKSLSGVTNSWNDVEEAYRFWAEKLRYRLCQWRGGTNCVEPKA, from the coding sequence ATGCGCGTCATCGTGAGCCTATTGGCGGTTTCAATTCTTGGTGGAGTAATCGGCTGTGCCGCAACACAAGAGGCCAAGTCGGTGGAAAAGTCCGGCTTTCTCGGGGACTATTCGCTGCTGAAAGAGGGTGAGCGCAGCACGATCAGCGAAGGAAGCGGCGACACGGCCTTGTTGATCTACAAGAACCCTGCGGCGGATTGGTCCAAGTACAAGAAGGTTCGGCTGGACCCGGTGACTATCTGGATGAGTCAGAAGGACTCTCAGCTGAAGGACGTGTCCCCCGAAGATCGGCAGCGGCTGACTGCTCTCTTGTGGTCGAAGCTCGATGAACAGCTGAGGAAGGATTACGAGATGACGGGACAAGCGGGTCCGGATGTGATGCAACTCCAAGTCGCCATCACCGAGGCCGGCGAGTCTTGGGCGGTCCTGGACACAATCACAAGCATCATCCCGCAGACACGCCTCCTCACCGGGGCAAAGGGTATGGCGACCGGGGTATCAGGATTCACCGGCAGTGCAAGCGTTGAGGGCAAAATTGTGGACACCGAGACCGGTACCATCCTATTCGAAGCGGTCGACCGGCGTGGGGGAACGAAAAGTCTGAGCGGTGTCACGAATTCCTGGAACGATGTGGAGGAAGCCTACCGGTTTTGGGCCGAGAAGCTCCGCTATCGATTGTGCCAATGGCGAGGAGGAACGAATTGCGTCGAGCCGAAGGCTTGA
- the ppk2 gene encoding polyphosphate kinase 2 — translation MAHKDSGDADNGKKKLKRKEYEKELRRLQAELCHLQAWVKEKGLRIMVVFEGRDGAGKGGTIRAITERVSPRIFRLVALPAPSDREKTQMYIQRYMAHFPAAGEIIIWDRSWYNRLGVEHVMGFCTKEQYERSLELGPKFEGVIVENGIILIKYWLEVSHEEQKRRFQARVDDPLRQWKLSPMDLPSLEKWYEYSRARDRMLEATDSKHAPWYIVRSDDKKRARLNCITHLLSRIPYKKLPREKIKLPKRSKKYKYDDQTTLKRRNFIPEVY, via the coding sequence ATGGCGCACAAAGATAGCGGGGATGCCGACAACGGCAAGAAAAAGCTGAAGCGGAAAGAATACGAGAAAGAACTGCGCCGACTGCAGGCGGAATTATGCCATTTGCAGGCCTGGGTGAAAGAGAAAGGCCTTCGGATCATGGTCGTGTTCGAGGGACGAGACGGCGCCGGGAAGGGCGGCACGATACGCGCCATCACCGAACGTGTGAGCCCACGCATATTCCGCCTTGTGGCGCTTCCAGCTCCTTCCGATCGCGAGAAAACCCAGATGTACATCCAACGTTACATGGCGCACTTCCCGGCAGCTGGTGAAATCATCATATGGGACCGCAGCTGGTACAACCGTCTTGGGGTTGAACACGTCATGGGTTTCTGCACCAAGGAACAATACGAGCGTTCCCTCGAACTCGGTCCGAAGTTTGAGGGAGTCATCGTGGAAAACGGGATTATATTGATCAAATACTGGCTCGAAGTGAGTCATGAGGAGCAGAAGCGGCGTTTCCAGGCTAGAGTCGACGATCCATTGCGTCAGTGGAAGCTGAGCCCGATGGACCTGCCCTCCCTCGAGAAATGGTACGAGTACTCGCGCGCGCGCGATCGGATGCTGGAAGCCACCGATTCGAAACACGCGCCATGGTATATCGTCCGTTCGGACGATAAAAAGCGGGCACGCCTCAACTGCATCACCCATTTGCTGTCGCGGATTCCGTACAAAAAACTGCCACGAGAGAAAATAAAACTCCCCAAGCGCTCGAAGAAATATAAATACGACGATCAGACGACGTTAAAAAGAAGGAACTTTATCCCCGAGGTGTATTGA
- the glgX gene encoding glycogen debranching protein GlgX, which yields MKKQRALPARASMELSTQETGNSSPLGATVMHSGVNFSLYSRDATGVELLFFDQPNDARAASVIVLDPVSNRTYHYWHAFVPGVQTGQIYGYRVRGLCDPGQGMRFDHNKVLLDPYGRGVVMPKRYSRDAASEEGDNAATAMKSVVVNSSEYDWEGDVPLKRPSARTIVYEMHVRGFTRHPSSGVLEKKRGTYAGLIEKIPYLQELGITAVELLPVFQFDPQDCPPGKTNYWGYAPVSFFAPHQAYSSRQDPLGPVDEFRDMVKALHRAGIEVILDVVFNHTAESDQRGPTLCFRGLDNNAYYILEEDRSRYANYTGTGNTLNANHPIVRRMIVDSLRYWVHEMHVDGFRFDLASILTRDASGCVMPSPPVLWDIESDPLLAGTKLIAEAWDAAGLYQVGSFIGDSWKEWNGRFRDDARSFFLSEEGSLARFADRMVGSPEIYGHEHREPEQSVNFVTCHDGFTLNDLVSYNQKHNEANGEDNRDGANDNRSWNCGVEGPTDDPAVEKLRNRQVKNFLTVTLLSIGMPMILMGDEVRRTQRGNNNAYCHDNEINWFDWTLVTKHADVLRFVTLLNERRILRDVEHERQHLSLTELIAQANKAWHGTKIGQPDWNPHSHSVAFSVEMKKEQHLIHVILNGYWEPLEFELPPVDNGSANPWRRWIDTALDSPTDIVSWKSAPMIPGYLYRAESRSVVVLFADLAPAPAPLPIGERKKERGGVKAKS from the coding sequence TTGAAAAAGCAGAGAGCCCTACCAGCTCGAGCATCTATGGAGTTGAGCACACAGGAGACTGGCAATAGCTCTCCTCTCGGCGCGACCGTCATGCACAGCGGCGTCAACTTCAGCCTGTATTCGCGTGACGCCACCGGTGTGGAGCTGCTGTTCTTTGATCAGCCGAATGACGCAAGGGCGGCGAGTGTGATCGTCCTCGATCCCGTATCCAACCGCACCTACCATTATTGGCATGCCTTCGTACCTGGTGTTCAGACTGGACAGATCTATGGATATCGTGTTCGCGGGCTTTGCGATCCAGGGCAGGGCATGCGCTTCGATCACAACAAAGTGCTGCTCGATCCCTATGGCCGTGGCGTTGTGATGCCAAAACGATACAGTCGTGATGCCGCCAGTGAGGAAGGTGACAATGCCGCGACCGCGATGAAGAGCGTCGTGGTGAACTCATCTGAGTACGATTGGGAAGGCGATGTGCCGCTGAAACGGCCCTCCGCTCGGACCATCGTGTACGAGATGCACGTGCGCGGCTTTACCCGCCATCCCAGTTCGGGAGTTCTTGAAAAAAAACGCGGCACCTATGCCGGTCTCATCGAAAAAATCCCTTATCTCCAAGAACTGGGGATCACCGCCGTTGAACTATTGCCTGTCTTCCAATTTGATCCCCAGGATTGTCCGCCAGGGAAAACGAATTACTGGGGCTATGCACCGGTCTCCTTCTTCGCTCCCCACCAGGCCTATAGCTCGCGGCAGGATCCACTGGGTCCCGTCGATGAATTTCGCGACATGGTCAAGGCGCTGCACCGGGCCGGTATCGAAGTCATTCTCGATGTGGTGTTCAATCACACGGCCGAGAGCGATCAGCGCGGGCCGACGCTCTGTTTTCGCGGCCTGGACAACAACGCGTACTACATTCTCGAGGAAGACCGGTCCCGCTACGCCAACTACACCGGTACAGGGAACACACTTAATGCCAACCATCCGATCGTCCGCCGGATGATCGTGGACAGCCTCCGGTATTGGGTCCACGAGATGCACGTGGACGGGTTCCGGTTCGATCTCGCGTCGATCCTGACGCGCGATGCATCTGGCTGCGTGATGCCGAGCCCTCCGGTACTGTGGGATATCGAGTCGGACCCATTGCTGGCCGGCACCAAGCTCATCGCCGAGGCGTGGGACGCAGCCGGGCTGTACCAGGTCGGAAGTTTCATCGGGGACAGCTGGAAGGAATGGAACGGACGGTTCCGCGACGATGCCCGCAGCTTCTTCCTCAGCGAAGAGGGCTCGCTGGCGCGTTTTGCCGATCGCATGGTCGGAAGCCCGGAGATTTACGGGCACGAGCATCGTGAGCCCGAGCAGAGTGTGAACTTCGTGACGTGTCACGACGGGTTTACGCTGAATGATCTCGTTTCCTACAACCAAAAGCACAACGAAGCGAACGGCGAAGACAACCGTGACGGGGCCAACGACAACCGGAGCTGGAACTGCGGTGTCGAGGGACCGACCGATGATCCCGCAGTGGAGAAGCTTCGGAACCGGCAAGTGAAGAATTTCCTCACGGTCACGCTCCTCTCGATCGGGATGCCCATGATTCTGATGGGTGACGAAGTACGCCGCACGCAGCGCGGCAACAACAATGCCTACTGCCATGACAACGAGATCAACTGGTTCGATTGGACACTGGTGACTAAACATGCCGACGTGCTTCGGTTCGTGACGTTGCTCAACGAGAGGCGGATCTTGCGGGATGTGGAGCATGAGCGTCAGCATCTGAGCTTGACCGAACTGATCGCACAGGCGAATAAGGCCTGGCACGGCACCAAAATCGGACAGCCGGATTGGAACCCCCATTCGCACAGCGTGGCGTTCTCTGTGGAGATGAAGAAGGAACAACATCTGATCCATGTGATCCTGAACGGATATTGGGAGCCGCTTGAGTTCGAATTGCCTCCGGTGGACAACGGGAGCGCAAATCCATGGCGACGATGGATCGATACGGCCCTCGACTCGCCCACCGACATTGTTTCGTGGAAATCTGCTCCGATGATTCCCGGGTATCTGTATCGAGCTGAGTCGCGCTCTGTGGTGGTGCTCTTTGCCGACTTGGCGCCCGCACCTGCTCCTCTCCCAATTGGGGAGAGGAAAAAGGAGAGGGGAGGAGTGAAGGCTAAGAGCTGA